One Delphinus delphis chromosome 3, mDelDel1.2, whole genome shotgun sequence genomic region harbors:
- the IRX4 gene encoding iroquois-class homeodomain protein IRX-4 isoform X2, protein MSYPQFGYPYSSAPQFLMTTNSLSTCCESGGRTLADSRPAASAQAPVYCPVYESRLLATARHELNSAAALGVYGGPYGGSQGYGNYVTYGSEASAFYSLNSFDSKDAPGSAHAGLAPAAATAYYPYEPALGQYPYDRYGTMDSGTRRKNATRETTSTLKAWLQEHRKNPYPTKGEKIMLAIITKMTLTQVSTWFANARRRLKKENKMTWPPRNKCADEKRPYAEGEEEEGGEEEARAQPLKSTKELTDKEKDLELSDLEDFDPLEGEPPECELKPPFQPLDGGLDRVPAVPDGPSAPGKEAPGALRMPLAAGGGATLDQDLERARSCLRSTAARPEHQAGAGAGVGPQACEPKLGFAPAGASAGLEAKPRIWSLAHTATAAAATALGQTEFPSCMLKRRGPAGPAAPSSAPASSSPATPAPAGALDRHQDSPVTSLRNWVDGVFHDPILRHSTLNQAWASAKGALLDPGPLGRSLAGGANVLTTPLARSFPPAAPQDAPASGAAKELLATPKAGGKPFCA, encoded by the exons ATGTCCTACCCGCAGTTTGGGTACCCCTACTCCTCGGCACCCCAG TTCCTGATGACCACCAACTCCCTGAGCACGTGCTGCGAATCCGGTGGCCGCACGCTGGCCGACTCCAGGCCGGCTGCCTCAGCCCAGGCGCCCGTCTACTGCCCGGTCTACGAGAGCCGGCTGCTGGCCACCGCGCGCCACGAGCTGAACTCAGCGGCGGCGCTTGGCGTCTATGGGGGCCCCTACGGCGGCTCGCAGGGCTACGGCAACTACGTGACCTACGGTTCTGAGGCGTCTGCCTTCTACTCGCTG AACAGCTTCGACTCCAAGGACGCACCGGGATCTGCGCATGCGGGCCTCGCTCCAGCAGCGGCCACAGCCTACTACCCCTACGAGCCGGCGTTGGGCCAGTACCCCTACGACAG GTACGGGACCATGGACAGCGGCACGCGGCGGAAGAACGCCACGCGCGAGACCACCAGCACCCTCAAGGCCTGGCTGCAGGAGCACCGCAAGAACCCCTACCCCACCAAGGGCGAGAAGATCATGCTGGCCATCATCACCAAGATGACCCTCACGCAGGTCTCCACCTGGTTCGCCAACGCGCGCCGGCGCCTCAAGAAGGAGAACAAGATGACGTGGCCGCCGAGGAACAAGTGTGCGGATGAGAAGCGGCCCTACGCGGAGGgcgaggaggaagaggggggcgAGGAGGAAGCCAGGGCGCAGCCCCTCAAGAGCACCAAAG AGCTCACAGACAAAGAGAAGGATCTGGAGCTCAGCGACTTGGAGGACTTCGACCCCCTGGAGGGGGAGCCCCCGGAGTGCGAGCTGAAGCCGCCCTTCCAACCCCTGGATGGAGGCCTGGATCGAGTCCCCGCCGTGCCAGACGGCCCCAGCGCCCCAGGGAAGGAGGCTCCGGGCGCCCTCCGGATGCCCCTGGCCGCCGGGGGTGGGGCCACTCTGGACCAGGACCTGGAGAGGGCCCGGAGCTGCCTCCGGAGCACGGCGGCTCGGCCGGAGCACCAGGCGGGCGCGGGCGCGGGGGTTGGCCCGCAGGCCTGCGAGCCCAAGCTGGGCTTTGCTCCAGCGGGGGCGTCGGCGGGCCTCGAGGCCAAGCCGCGCATCTGGTCCCTGGCACACACGGCCACCGCGGCCGCCGCCACCGCCCTCGGCCAGACTGAGTTTCCCTCGTGCATGCTCAAGCGCCGTGGCCCCGCTGGCCCTGCGGCCCCCTCCTCGGCGCCCGCCTCCTCCTCGCCTGCGACCCCGGCTCCCGCCGGTGCCCTGGACAGGCACCAGGACTCCCCGGTGACCAGTCTCAGAAACTGGGTGGACGGGGTCTTCCACGACCCCATCCTCAGGCACAGCACTTTGAACCAGGCCTGGGCCAGCGCCAAGGGCGCCCTCCTGGACCCGGGGCCGCTGGGCCGCTCGCTGGCGGGGGGCGCCAACGTGCTGACGACGCCCCTGGCGCGCTCCTTCCCGCCCGCCGCGCCCCAAGACGCCCCCGCCTCCGGCGCCGCCAAGGAGCTGCTGGCCACGCCCAAGGCCGGCGGCAAGCCCTTCTGCGCCTAG
- the IRX4 gene encoding iroquois-class homeodomain protein IRX-4 isoform X1 yields MSYPQFGYPYSSAPQFLMTTNSLSTCCESGGRTLADSRPAASAQAPVYCPVYESRLLATARHELNSAAALGVYGGPYGGSQGYGNYVTYGSEASAFYSLNSFDSKDAPGSAHAGLAPAAATAYYPYEPALGQYPYDRYGTMDSGTRRKNATRETTSTLKAWLQEHRKNPYPTKGEKIMLAIITKMTLTQVSTWFANARRRLKKENKMTWPPRNKCADEKRPYAEGEEEEGGEEEARAQPLKSTKGAELTDKEKDLELSDLEDFDPLEGEPPECELKPPFQPLDGGLDRVPAVPDGPSAPGKEAPGALRMPLAAGGGATLDQDLERARSCLRSTAARPEHQAGAGAGVGPQACEPKLGFAPAGASAGLEAKPRIWSLAHTATAAAATALGQTEFPSCMLKRRGPAGPAAPSSAPASSSPATPAPAGALDRHQDSPVTSLRNWVDGVFHDPILRHSTLNQAWASAKGALLDPGPLGRSLAGGANVLTTPLARSFPPAAPQDAPASGAAKELLATPKAGGKPFCA; encoded by the exons ATGTCCTACCCGCAGTTTGGGTACCCCTACTCCTCGGCACCCCAG TTCCTGATGACCACCAACTCCCTGAGCACGTGCTGCGAATCCGGTGGCCGCACGCTGGCCGACTCCAGGCCGGCTGCCTCAGCCCAGGCGCCCGTCTACTGCCCGGTCTACGAGAGCCGGCTGCTGGCCACCGCGCGCCACGAGCTGAACTCAGCGGCGGCGCTTGGCGTCTATGGGGGCCCCTACGGCGGCTCGCAGGGCTACGGCAACTACGTGACCTACGGTTCTGAGGCGTCTGCCTTCTACTCGCTG AACAGCTTCGACTCCAAGGACGCACCGGGATCTGCGCATGCGGGCCTCGCTCCAGCAGCGGCCACAGCCTACTACCCCTACGAGCCGGCGTTGGGCCAGTACCCCTACGACAG GTACGGGACCATGGACAGCGGCACGCGGCGGAAGAACGCCACGCGCGAGACCACCAGCACCCTCAAGGCCTGGCTGCAGGAGCACCGCAAGAACCCCTACCCCACCAAGGGCGAGAAGATCATGCTGGCCATCATCACCAAGATGACCCTCACGCAGGTCTCCACCTGGTTCGCCAACGCGCGCCGGCGCCTCAAGAAGGAGAACAAGATGACGTGGCCGCCGAGGAACAAGTGTGCGGATGAGAAGCGGCCCTACGCGGAGGgcgaggaggaagaggggggcgAGGAGGAAGCCAGGGCGCAGCCCCTCAAGAGCACCAAAGGTGCAG AGCTCACAGACAAAGAGAAGGATCTGGAGCTCAGCGACTTGGAGGACTTCGACCCCCTGGAGGGGGAGCCCCCGGAGTGCGAGCTGAAGCCGCCCTTCCAACCCCTGGATGGAGGCCTGGATCGAGTCCCCGCCGTGCCAGACGGCCCCAGCGCCCCAGGGAAGGAGGCTCCGGGCGCCCTCCGGATGCCCCTGGCCGCCGGGGGTGGGGCCACTCTGGACCAGGACCTGGAGAGGGCCCGGAGCTGCCTCCGGAGCACGGCGGCTCGGCCGGAGCACCAGGCGGGCGCGGGCGCGGGGGTTGGCCCGCAGGCCTGCGAGCCCAAGCTGGGCTTTGCTCCAGCGGGGGCGTCGGCGGGCCTCGAGGCCAAGCCGCGCATCTGGTCCCTGGCACACACGGCCACCGCGGCCGCCGCCACCGCCCTCGGCCAGACTGAGTTTCCCTCGTGCATGCTCAAGCGCCGTGGCCCCGCTGGCCCTGCGGCCCCCTCCTCGGCGCCCGCCTCCTCCTCGCCTGCGACCCCGGCTCCCGCCGGTGCCCTGGACAGGCACCAGGACTCCCCGGTGACCAGTCTCAGAAACTGGGTGGACGGGGTCTTCCACGACCCCATCCTCAGGCACAGCACTTTGAACCAGGCCTGGGCCAGCGCCAAGGGCGCCCTCCTGGACCCGGGGCCGCTGGGCCGCTCGCTGGCGGGGGGCGCCAACGTGCTGACGACGCCCCTGGCGCGCTCCTTCCCGCCCGCCGCGCCCCAAGACGCCCCCGCCTCCGGCGCCGCCAAGGAGCTGCTGGCCACGCCCAAGGCCGGCGGCAAGCCCTTCTGCGCCTAG